A region from the Pseudomonas sp. Teo4 genome encodes:
- a CDS encoding YeaH/YhbH family protein: MSYVIDRRLNGKNKSTVNRQRFLRRYREHIKKAVEEAVSRRSIMDMEHGEQISIPGRDIDEPVLHHGRGGKQTIVHPGNKEFTAGEHIPRPQGGGGGGGRGKAGNSGEGMDEFVFQITQEEFLEFMFEDLELPNLVKRHLTGADTFKTVRAGIANEGNPSRINIVRTLRSAHARRIALTGSSRALLREAQKELDRLKVEEPDNFTDIQDTEAEIERLKARINRLPFLDTFDLKYNLLVKQPNPSSKAVMFCLMDVSGSMTQATKDIAKRFFILLYLFLKRNYDRIEVVFIRHHTSAREVDEEEFFYSRETGGTIVSSALKLMQEIMAERYPASDWNIYAAQASDGDNWNDDSPICREILSKQIMPHVQYYTYVEITPREHQALWYEYERIGEGFPDTFAQQQLVSAGDIYPVFRELFQRRLAT; this comes from the coding sequence ATGAGCTACGTTATCGACCGACGCCTGAACGGCAAGAACAAGAGCACGGTCAATCGCCAGCGTTTCTTGCGGCGTTACCGTGAACACATCAAGAAAGCCGTCGAAGAAGCGGTGAGCCGCCGCTCCATCATGGACATGGAGCATGGCGAGCAGATCAGCATTCCGGGACGGGACATCGATGAACCGGTGCTGCACCACGGTCGAGGTGGCAAGCAGACCATCGTGCACCCTGGCAACAAGGAGTTCACCGCTGGTGAGCACATCCCCAGGCCCCAAGGTGGCGGCGGCGGTGGGGGTCGCGGCAAGGCAGGCAATTCCGGCGAGGGCATGGATGAATTCGTCTTCCAGATCACTCAGGAGGAATTTCTCGAGTTCATGTTCGAGGACCTGGAGCTGCCCAATCTGGTCAAACGCCACCTGACTGGTGCCGACACGTTCAAGACGGTCCGCGCGGGCATCGCCAACGAAGGCAACCCGTCCCGGATCAATATCGTACGCACCCTGCGCTCAGCCCATGCCCGGCGTATTGCCCTGACCGGCAGCAGCCGTGCGTTGTTGCGCGAAGCTCAGAAGGAGCTGGATCGCCTTAAAGTCGAAGAACCCGACAATTTCACCGACATTCAGGACACCGAAGCGGAGATCGAGCGCCTCAAGGCGCGCATCAACCGCCTGCCCTTCCTCGACACCTTCGACCTCAAGTACAACCTGCTGGTGAAACAGCCCAACCCCAGTTCGAAGGCGGTGATGTTCTGCCTGATGGACGTATCGGGCTCCATGACCCAGGCGACCAAAGACATCGCCAAGCGCTTTTTCATCCTGCTGTACCTGTTCCTGAAGCGCAATTACGACCGCATCGAGGTGGTATTCATTCGCCACCACACCAGCGCCCGCGAAGTCGACGAGGAAGAGTTCTTCTACTCCCGGGAGACCGGCGGCACCATCGTTTCCAGTGCGCTCAAGCTGATGCAGGAAATCATGGCCGAGCGCTACCCGGCCAGCGACTGGAACATTTACGCCGCGCAAGCCTCCGATGGCGACAACTGGAACGACGACTCACCGATCTGCCGCGAGATCCTCTCCAAGCAGATCATGCCGCACGTGCAGTACTACACTTACGTCGAGATCACCCCGCGAGAACATCAGGCGTTGTGGTACGAGTACGAGCGAATCGGCGAGGGCTTCCCCGACACATTCGCCCAGCAGCAGTTGGTATCGGCCGGCGATATTTACCCGGTCTTCCGTGAACTCTTCCAGCGCAGGTTAGCCACATGA